The stretch of DNA aaacaataaggctcaaagatgtatattaatacgaataacaacgtacacagatgtttgcgtaagaatacacaacgttagagtgggcgtgtcgccataaaaattgataacattgaaaataaagctaattcttttaaccaatcagaagacagtaaatgcaccaaatttatttatatattcataaagtttTGGTATAGCATATATTTCTTATTTGGAtacaaaatactttaaaaaatattaagataaaatatttcaagGTAGTGAAAAGGACTGCATCTGTAAATTTCATGTTTTGACACCTCATAATAACTGTTTGAGGTATTCAGATCATACAAAGGAGGATTCTAAAATTGGGTTGAATACCTCTTTATGAGAACATCCAATGGAATATAATAAACACTAAAACTTATACATTTATCATCATAATGGTATTGACTTTATactataaacataaacatttaaTGCATAGGGAAAATACGTTCAGATTTGTGTACCGAAACCGAGTCCTTGTGGTACGGATTTGGCATCGATTAAAAAGAGCTTTCTGTGGTGTTTTAGAATATGGAGTATTTAATTTTGAGAGATACTTGTTGAGAAATTCTTCGAAAAATGCTCATGAAAATCGAATGGTGAAAACGACCTTCTTATACTGCGCAGAAGCAGTACATTTCCTCATATATACCTATAGTTATAACTagaaatataatgtatatatttactTTTCAAAAGTATCTCTTTACAAATCGAAAGATTGTCAAATCTAAccaaataatatgaaattaagttttaaattgataataaatataatttcagaaAAATCTTACCTATTGTTACCGGTTCACCTTAAAACTACGTTATATGTAAATGATAAAGTCATGTCGTGGTGCTGCATTAAACAGTCTTACGAAATAAACATTGTTAGTTTGACTTTCCCTGATCGTATTGTGATACAAAAATGTTGTAATATAAAGATAATTATTACACTATTATAGATTAActagaaagataaaaaaacatgacaaaaaggTGGAGGGGGTAACGGGCAGCTAACCAACCAACAAAAGGGAATGCAAGATTTATTGTTCTTTTATACAATCTTATAATTGTACCTTAAACGTGCATGATTGTAATACACAAAATCTATTGGTTAACTCAGGTGCTCAAGAATTGTTAGAAATTCCTGCTCAATTTGTGACCAAAGTCGTGGTATTCATGTTAGAATCTTATACATGTTAGTCAAGTTAACAGAAGTAATTCCAAGAGACACCAATCACTTCATATAATGGGAGGAAATGAATGTATGGCATCACTTCATCAAACAAAAGCAAAGGAACAGAGCATATGTAACTTTATGAAAGATATATAATTTGAATGGGAACGTAGTAGAACCAACCtgccaacaacaacaaaacaaaaatcataatcACATTATAAATTATCAGTCTATAAATCTTTCAATGTGGAAATTAGAATcaataaaaaggttttaaattagaaatatcaaaGAAAAAGTTCACTATAGCACGATCTAGTCCATAGTAACCATTCCGTTGATTCATATACATTTGTGTGTATATATAACGTAAACCTATCCTAAATATACAAATGCAATTTATCCATCGGGAAACACTTTTACTGAGTTCGACATTATACTTCAacaaagaacgaaaaacaaatctgCCATATAGCAACTAACGATAGACTCTCAGCCACAGACATGTATTGAAGATATTTTTAGGTCGAAAATGATGACCGCCGACTAGTATACGTATTAAATTGAGTGTACATCTAGAcacaatattgatattttattcttGTGAATTTGATTTGACACATATTTTGTATTGTCTTTTGTCTAAATAAAAACGATGTTCTTCTGATTATGTGTTTAAaacatcttttgttttgtttgttggttATTTTTCCACGATATTTTTGTTCAGTTTTATGTGGTTGGCTCATGTTTTGTATTATCTGTTGTTTTTATGTGTAcgaaatatttgtaattatgtgtTTGATACATATGttgttttatatcatgtatatgttgttttatgtgtttgacaAACTTTTTTGTGTCATCTATCGtttttatatatgtgtttttttttaatgtgtttgaCAAATCTTTTGTATTGTGTTTTATGTGTTTGTCACATCTTTTGTATTATTTGTTGTGTTATGCATCTGACACATTTTTGTATGATCTGTTGTGCTATGTGTTTGACACATCTTTTGTGTGTCTGTTGTGTTATTTGTTTGACACATCTTTTGTATTATCTGTTGTTTGTAGGCGTACAATATACTTGTGGTTTTTAAGTTCTATTAACAGTAATTACCACTAAGCACCTCGAAATTAGTGTCAGTGAAATGAATGTCAGTTTGGAGTCAGAGTCAAAAATTCAGGAAGGGCAAAAAGTCTTGCAAATTTTTACCACATTGCCTTCTGAAACAATTTGTTTCTCAAAAAATCCATAGAACCAcacaatttataaagaaaatcttgttttttatattataactataaATTTATTGCACATAATCTTAATACACATTGTATCTCTATAAAATCACTTACAATATCAAACACAACAAAAATTAAGaaagtatcaaaatatatattaatataataatcATATTACAACTCAACATtacttgtttgttttaatattaactagaatgtgtccatagtacacggatgccccactcgcattatcattttctgtgtttagtggaccgtgaaattggggtaaaaactctattttggcatttaaattagaaaggtcatatcacagggaacatgtatactaagtttaaagttgattggatttcaacttcatcaaaaactaccttgaccaaaaaatttaacctgaaaattgcactatcattttctgtgttcagtgaaccgtgaaattggggtcaaaacacaaatttggcattaaaattagaaagatcatatcatagggcacatgtgtactgagtttcaatttgattggacagACAGTCGGACAGaaggacgaacgaacgaatggacgcacagaccagaaatcataatgcccctttactattgtaggtggggcataaatgttacaatacaccattagattttatgggcgcagcaattttatgagcataacatggtattcagaattaagagtatggctaatcatGATTGGTCCATATGTGCGCCCGTtactttttattattagagacttcatgcactctgctttatacaaaaggcaaaataaaaattattccataGCCCTAACGGCACTGAGATCACtgttcaacgctaggacaagacacatatttttaagggcaaaattgataggcatgggagataagtacaaaatacgctaagaaaaacAACGCAAActtatattttttggaccaaaaaatacaataacttttttttgatTCTTGCAAGCTTTCATtagaaaaatcaactttctaaagtctgtttctcgaaaaaggctaccattgttgcctatggggaaattaattgtttatttcaatctatacagcattaacatttctttatcatagtgctcaaaaagtgtcaaaaacagtcattttacttgacatttgatgtgaaaccataatttttggtgacaaatgaaatattgattatctagtttttaagctatagtctgttttatatttgtattgtgttttaccttagaaacaagggtgggcttgacttttgacttactgtggaaagaatatgtcattttctgaagttctgctgatttgttcgaaaagagcaagtacatgtctagagtttgtgaatataaatcgatttttaaacataacaatctcgacccaagtgctgttatcgaaattaccaaattcagcgaaaatgtaaggaaatgatccccttcgaacattgaaatgttcacacgaacaacaaactaaaagaataggAATAAGCaagccattttgtagttaacaaacagtaatcgatgttaaaacacaaatgttGACACATATTCCAtgttttgaaatgctatagtctgtttcaaaaatgtacttttatacgaaaatggtttcctttaaaactgttgtttaaaattgaccgtagtagttacatattggattggttttggtatcaatataatcagtacttgatgatatataaagaatcataaAGAAAGTGGCCATTTTCTTCAGACCCTTTTTAGCGGTACAttgtaccgcatttactcaaaaaacacatttttttctgcacatttttcgactggggtcaccttcgataaaaaattgtgaaaattcagagagtaatgcCAGAAcgttttgaagatgatttatttgtagcatatatatttgtgcatctaacgcactatgaattgcatgATACAAGAAAGgattaaataccgtataggttacaatacaccattagattttatgggcgcagctattttatgagcataacatggtattcagaattaagagtatggctaatcctgattggtcgatatgtgcgcccgttattttttattattagagactttgtgcactctgctttatacaaaaggcaaaataaaaattattccgtagccctaaaggcactgagatcaCTTTTCAACGATAGGACAAGACActtatttttaagggcaaaattgataggcatgggagataagtacaaaatacactAAGAAAATCAACGcaaacctatattttttggaccaaaaaatactgtcttaataacttttctttgattctagcaaggtttcgttaaaaaaatcaactttctaaagtctgtatctcgaaaaaagCTACCATTGTcacctatggggaaattaattgtttatttcaatctttaaACAGATATACTCATTCAATTCAAAATCTTATCATACATATCAAAATCATGTTCTCTCATTTTTCTTAATATGGCTAAGTCAGTGTTCTGCATTAGCAAACCAATATAACTATCTGGTTGAAAATAGAATAGGAGTCCCATTAAGCGATACTCAATACTTTATAATAATATCATCTCAGGGGACCTTGTGGATACAAAATACCTTCATATGAATTCAAAAAGTCTAAATAAATGAAGGGACAATACAAATATGATACACTCAAACTTTACTAAACAGAACTTTTTTGGtaaaatgataatttgttttttaagaaTTAACAGTGCTCTTCGAAGTATTTTTTAATAGCGACTTGGGATTTGAAATAGTACTGTTCTCCTGAATATTTTAGCATTACATTtattaaactgtatatatatttaaaagttcaATCGTTTAACAATATATACAATTGaggtgtaaaaaaaatatataatgaattaaATGAAATCTGACTGCTAATGTGTTTGAGTAGCATTCCCTTTGTTTATATATATGGGATCATTCATAGAGTAAAAAAATTGTCGGAATAACAATTAAATGCATGTATTAGCTGTGAACTTCATTCAAAGTCATAGCATTGATGACAATGAACAATATTGCGAAAATATTGCTTAAAAGGTATGGTTCACACTAtgtttaaatacatgtatcagGTGTGACTTTGACCTCATATTTATGGAATTATGCTATGATCATTGTCATGAGCATGAAATGTAAATACCTAGACAAGCTTATTCCTATTCAAACATTTTATTCCTTAAAACATAGTTTGTAGGGTTACAAATATAGTAAAAATTCcaagtttatatataaatgtatatgtacaaaaaaaagtaacctcTATGTTAGAAGATTAATTCCCACATTTGTCAAATTAAACTTATGAATTCCTACagtacaacctttatatatatgtccCACTTGACTAGATAGTTTAATAATCAGCACATGCCTATGTCTAGGTAGCATTTGTCGGTTTAGATAAGTCAGCTTTCACAGTTTTATCTTCTGTTGGATCTAAGAAATCTTTTCCACTAAAGTCTGTTTCATTTGTACATTCCAAGATAGCAGAGTTAGGAAcctaaataaaacataaaaacaaaaatataaatcaatcatTTTTCATGGGATATCAATTTTATGGATTTCTTGGGTAACAGATAACCATTAATATACATGGTCAATAAAGTACCTATTTCCTACAGGCTCTATTaaaccaagaaatcaaatattcataaaaatacattttttcttcaatccacaaaaaagtacccaccaaaataaataaatcctaagCTGTTTGCGTTTTTCTGATGTTTACTACATGTGTTACTTATCATTTCTTAAGGTATCATAAATGTTCAATATCAATATATCACTATAAATAAGGtttttattaattatgtattttagTGTTCAATTCCTCAATATGTATTAGAAGCCACACCTTTAATGCTTAAAAGACTTTTAATTACTTTTTCCAGTTTTGTGTATCTTGGAAATGGAGCTGCTAAACTTTCTACCGGATCATTGCTGGCCATATTATAGGCCATTATAAAGGCCCAGCGTCTGTTTGGACTATCATTTGGATCACTACAGTGGAGGACATTGGAATGGAAAAATAGGGCATCACCTACAAGCAAATAACAACATAACAATGTTTGCTTTAATTTAAGCAATGAATCATTTGGTTTTTCAAACTGATGTTattctgtattaatttttaaatcaaacttaaaaCTTCAATTCAATGTCATTCTTCGTTGGATGTTAAATGAGGATTGCCAGTAGCATGTGGGTACGTGTGTGTGTCTCCTTCACATAAATACACATATActcaatgtttacaaaaattatatacaacacaattttcaatttatgacgCGATGATATCTTCATTAGTTAGTATCATACTTTGCACTGCTTACTGttcataaaatcaaaattttaagtaACAAGACAACGAAAAATACTGTGAGCACACCTTTACTTTATCTGGATTTCTCAATTCTATTTAAATGACGGAATTCTTAATGAAGTAAATTTAGATAGAAATTGGGTTCATGTTTTTGTACAAGTTtcattttgacatcataaaagtAATATTCATGTATAACTTATTCAAAAGTTTTTTAAAAGGATATCTAACCTGCTTCCATTTCCACATAATGTTTTGGAAGTTTTTGTTCCAGTTCTTTGACACGTTCTAAATCAGCCCCAGTTTGCCCAGCGACCATACCATGTTCTATACGCCCACAAACATGAGAACCTGGTAAAATCTTAAACAATAAACATAATATTTAATATGCAATGTACAACCAGATACCAAATCATGGTAAAAACTAATACAAGGATTATACTAATATATCATACAGCAACAGACATGAGCCATCATGCTAAAATCTCAAAAGAGACTATTTAATAAGACTGTTCAATGATTTCCCATTGATTCCTATTGTCAAAAAGTAATGACTTTTATTCTTGAAAAATGCTCTAAGTTaaaatgaatcaatttttttttacagttcatTTGAGCATATGTTCACAGACAGGATACTATGTGTCATTGTGTATAGATTTAGTTATAGTTTTGTAGCTAATCTGTCTCCTTTTTGTTTCAGAGCCAAGTGCTTTAGGAAATAATTGGAGCAATTATtcaaatttttctaaaacatCAATTGGTACCTGAAGACAACCATTTTCTTTATTGCATCTGTCAACTGGAATAAATACACTGAGAGCATCTGGATACAGTAGTCCATTCTTGTACCagtatctacaaaataaaaatacattgagAGAACCCAGTACTTAAAAGTATTAGACAATGACATCATACATCAGTGCAGTAACATTGTGAGTAACATCCATGTTCCTCTGTGTCAGTTTATCAATGAAATGAATGCCACTCCAACTAAACAATTATCacaacattttgtatttgtaaatatagTTTTACTAATTCtctcattttatttcatatttcaacaacaaaaacatgttgTGAAGACAAATTGatgataaaaagatattttttttatactgactTCATCAGCTCAAATAGCAGGGCACtttgtattttttcatataaagtcaaaattaataacaaaaattaatGTTATTCCATATACTATTATATATTTACCCATAATCCTGATGCCACTCTTGTCTGCCACCAACCATTGGATCTTTCATCATTACTTTAGAACTATAGTGGTAAACCTCACCTCCTAAAAGCTGTCAATATTAATACATTTATagtatataagaagatgtggtatgattacataCCAATGAAACAAATCTCCACAAAGGACCAAAAGACACGCCTACAGGTCCCTataccaccttcaacaatgagcaaagcccatactgcatagtcagctatgacaggcccagaaatgacaaatataataaTCATATGAATAAACAGATTCCACGAGcacaattcaatttcaaatacaaatacataacatttattttttacttaaacAGAATACATTAAGAATTTGCAGTTGTAGTATCAATTCATATGTTACTTTCAGCTCATGCTGTAAATAAATCATCAGAATTCCAATATATTTCTTAGACTTTCAGAACAAGATTAAGAACTA from Mytilus galloprovincialis chromosome 2, xbMytGall1.hap1.1, whole genome shotgun sequence encodes:
- the LOC143063330 gene encoding L-proline trans-4-hydroxylase-like, translated to MDTLIDFPYDDKKFEVTDEMKKCFDEQGYLLLRGLLSPEELKKVRNVLENTDMIKKHGYGIPDASGRMPRMVLWRAPGSDITGMICRCEKVVTTSEKLLGGEVYHYSSKVMMKDPMVGGRQEWHQDYGYWYKNGLLYPDALSVFIPVDRCNKENGCLQILPGSHVCGRIEHGMVAGQTGADLERVKELEQKLPKHYVEMEAGDALFFHSNVLHCSDPNDSPNRRWAFIMAYNMASNDPVESLAAPFPRYTKLEKVPNSAILECTNETDFSGKDFLDPTEDKTVKADLSKPTNAT